From a single Labrenzia sp. PHM005 genomic region:
- a CDS encoding class II aldolase/adducin family protein — MPAQPRPIFPKDTLALRWEIIETARALPKRGLTKGTSGNVSARTKDGFLITPSGTPYEELTEAKIVAVDLNGCYRGDILPSSEWRMHLDFYLAKPSCGAVVHCHSPRATALSCHRKGIPAFHYMVALAGGDRIDCARYESFGTRALSEAMIEALGDRNACLLGNHGQIAGGPTLKKALSVAEGVEDLADQYLSSLALGEPVLLNEAEMADILQKFKSYGKQPGELEGGQDAAFELPKKVG, encoded by the coding sequence ATGCCCGCACAGCCACGTCCCATATTCCCAAAAGATACTCTCGCTCTGCGCTGGGAGATTATTGAGACGGCCCGTGCCTTGCCAAAACGCGGCCTGACCAAGGGCACCTCGGGCAATGTCAGCGCTCGAACAAAGGACGGCTTTCTGATCACACCGTCCGGAACGCCTTATGAGGAACTCACGGAAGCCAAGATCGTCGCGGTCGACCTCAACGGCTGTTACCGCGGAGACATCCTGCCGTCGTCGGAATGGCGCATGCACCTTGATTTTTATCTGGCGAAACCGTCCTGCGGTGCCGTCGTTCATTGCCATAGCCCGCGGGCAACGGCGCTCTCCTGCCATCGTAAGGGTATTCCGGCCTTCCACTATATGGTGGCGCTGGCTGGCGGTGACCGCATCGACTGCGCCCGCTATGAGAGCTTCGGCACCCGCGCCCTCTCTGAAGCCATGATCGAAGCCTTAGGCGACCGGAACGCCTGCCTTCTCGGCAACCACGGACAAATTGCCGGTGGCCCGACACTCAAGAAGGCACTCTCGGTCGCTGAAGGGGTCGAAGACTTGGCAGATCAGTATCTTTCATCCCTTGCGCTCGGCGAACCTGTCCTTCTCAATGAAGCCGAAATGGCGGACATCCTGCAAAAATTCAAAAGTTACGGCAAACAACCCGGCGAATTGGAAGGCGGCCAAGACGCTGCTTTTGAACTGCCGAAGAAGGTGGGCTGA
- a CDS encoding ROK family protein, protein MRLGIDWGGTKIEIIALGDEGEELFRQRTATPKDDYNGCLQAVKSLVEAAEKATGQTGSLGLGIPGSLSPKTGLVKNANSTWMNGKPLDKDLETLLNRPVRIQNDANCLAVSEATDGAGAGAHIVHAVIIGTGSGSGIAIDGHAHLGANGIGGEWGGIALPWMTAEEFPGPKSWIGHNGVIDLWCSGTGFQLDYKEKTGNPLKGHEIIELKRSGDPVATKVYRDYVSRLARALAMSANLLDPDVFVLGGGMSNIAELYDDLPDAMLPFVFSDTFETPIRKAKHGDSSGVRGAAWLWND, encoded by the coding sequence ATGCGTCTGGGTATTGATTGGGGCGGAACCAAAATCGAAATCATCGCTCTTGGTGATGAAGGCGAGGAACTCTTCCGCCAACGCACAGCCACGCCAAAAGATGATTACAACGGCTGTCTTCAGGCCGTCAAAAGTCTCGTTGAAGCTGCGGAAAAAGCAACCGGCCAGACCGGGTCTCTCGGTCTCGGCATTCCAGGGTCTCTGTCGCCCAAAACCGGGCTGGTGAAAAACGCCAATTCCACTTGGATGAATGGCAAACCGCTCGACAAGGACCTGGAAACGCTGCTGAACCGGCCAGTCCGGATCCAGAATGATGCCAATTGCCTGGCCGTTTCTGAAGCCACCGACGGCGCGGGTGCAGGCGCACATATTGTTCACGCTGTGATCATCGGCACTGGGTCCGGATCCGGCATCGCCATCGATGGCCACGCCCATCTTGGCGCCAACGGCATCGGCGGCGAATGGGGCGGCATCGCCCTGCCCTGGATGACGGCTGAAGAATTTCCGGGCCCCAAAAGCTGGATCGGCCACAACGGTGTGATAGATCTGTGGTGCTCCGGCACCGGTTTTCAGCTGGACTACAAGGAAAAAACCGGCAACCCGCTCAAAGGTCACGAGATCATCGAGCTCAAGCGCTCAGGCGATCCTGTCGCCACAAAGGTCTACCGGGATTATGTCAGCCGTCTGGCCCGTGCGCTCGCGATGTCGGCCAATCTTTTGGACCCGGACGTCTTTGTCCTCGGCGGCGGCATGTCCAACATCGCCGAACTCTACGACGACCTTCCGGATGCCATGCTGCCGTTTGTGTTTTCCGACACGTTCGAAACACCTATCCGCAAAGCCAAACACGGCGACAGCTCCGGTGTGCGCGGCGCCGCCTGGCTGTGGAACGATTGA
- a CDS encoding thiazole synthase, with amino-acid sequence MVSFYGEEVQSRILLGTAQYPSPQCLADAVKASGTEIVTVSLRREMASGAGRGGFWDLIRELNVKVLPNTAGCHTVKEAVTTAKMAREVFGTDWVKLEVIGHHDSLQPDVFGLVEAAKILCEDGFKVFPYTTADLMVGEKLLDAGCEVLMPWCAPIGSARGPVDPEALKAYRAHFPDVPLVVDAGLGRPSHAMEVMEYGFDAVLLNTAVAKAGDPVAMAKAFGEAVSAGRTAYKAQPLAPRDMAVPSTPVIGMAVFE; translated from the coding sequence GTGGTTTCGTTTTATGGCGAAGAAGTGCAATCCCGGATTCTTTTGGGAACTGCGCAATATCCATCTCCTCAATGTCTTGCCGACGCGGTCAAAGCGTCCGGCACGGAGATCGTGACGGTTTCTCTGCGGCGGGAAATGGCATCAGGTGCTGGAAGGGGCGGGTTCTGGGATCTGATCCGGGAATTGAACGTCAAAGTACTGCCGAATACGGCCGGATGCCATACGGTCAAGGAAGCCGTCACCACGGCAAAAATGGCCCGGGAAGTGTTCGGCACCGATTGGGTCAAGCTGGAAGTGATCGGTCATCACGACAGCCTGCAGCCGGATGTCTTTGGGCTCGTGGAAGCTGCAAAGATCCTCTGCGAAGATGGTTTCAAGGTCTTTCCCTACACAACAGCGGATCTGATGGTCGGAGAAAAGTTGCTGGACGCCGGCTGTGAAGTTCTGATGCCCTGGTGCGCACCGATTGGCTCTGCGCGCGGCCCTGTCGATCCGGAAGCTCTGAAAGCGTATAGGGCGCATTTCCCGGATGTTCCGCTGGTGGTTGATGCTGGTTTGGGGCGCCCGTCGCATGCGATGGAGGTCATGGAATACGGCTTTGACGCGGTGCTTTTAAACACAGCCGTTGCCAAGGCCGGTGATCCGGTGGCCATGGCAAAAGCCTTTGGTGAGGCTGTTTCTGCCGGGCGAACAGCTTATAAGGCCCAACCTTTAGCGCCGCGCGATATGGCGGTTCCCTCCACTCCAGTCATAGGCATGGCGGTTTTTGAATGA
- a CDS encoding pirin family protein — MSWLNVPDPTPGDAASCDPIDTIIVPRTSDLGGFSVRRALPSARRRMVGPFIFFDQMGPAELLVGGGVDVRPHPHIGLATVTYLFEGEMYHRDSLGTEIAISPGALNWMNAGKGIVHSERERPERMTQTRPLFGLQSWVALPKNLEESDPTFQHFGTEEQPEFADQGVSVKLIAGSLYGHNAPVKTATEMFYADIHLEPGAKVPLDAGWEERGIYTIAGQISIAGQTFDPAQLLVFKPGDSLVVENTSPYPARFVVLGGEPMDGQRYIWWNFVSSSKERIEQAKEDWRQGRFDIVPGDEEEFIPLPDRPGP; from the coding sequence ATGAGCTGGTTGAATGTTCCCGACCCCACGCCCGGAGATGCGGCAAGCTGCGATCCGATTGACACGATCATTGTCCCGCGCACGTCCGATCTCGGCGGGTTTTCCGTGCGCCGTGCCTTGCCGTCTGCCAGGCGGCGGATGGTCGGCCCGTTTATCTTCTTCGATCAGATGGGTCCTGCAGAGCTGCTGGTTGGCGGCGGTGTCGATGTCCGACCGCACCCGCATATCGGTCTTGCGACCGTCACCTATCTTTTTGAAGGCGAGATGTATCACCGCGACAGTTTGGGAACGGAAATCGCAATCTCACCAGGCGCTCTCAATTGGATGAATGCGGGTAAAGGCATCGTGCACTCCGAGCGCGAACGTCCCGAGCGCATGACCCAGACACGCCCGCTGTTCGGCCTGCAAAGCTGGGTGGCCTTGCCGAAAAATCTGGAGGAAAGCGACCCGACCTTCCAGCACTTTGGCACGGAGGAACAGCCGGAGTTCGCAGATCAAGGGGTCTCGGTGAAGCTAATTGCCGGATCGCTTTATGGCCACAATGCGCCGGTGAAAACGGCAACGGAGATGTTTTACGCCGATATTCATTTGGAGCCCGGCGCAAAGGTACCGCTCGACGCTGGCTGGGAAGAGCGCGGCATTTATACAATCGCCGGGCAAATCTCTATCGCTGGCCAGACTTTCGATCCGGCACAGCTTCTGGTCTTCAAGCCTGGCGATTCCCTGGTGGTTGAAAACACCTCGCCCTATCCGGCTCGCTTTGTTGTTTTGGGCGGCGAACCAATGGATGGACAACGTTATATCTGGTGGAACTTCGTCTCTTCGTCCAAGGAACGGATCGAACAGGCCAAGGAAGACTGGCGCCAGGGCCGGTTCGACATTGTTCCGGGCGACGAGGAGGAATTCATTCCCCTGCCCGACCGGCCCGGTCCTTGA
- a CDS encoding HD domain-containing protein yields the protein MTKPDFSILTQDNIVAFLGDIFERCGDEEYLGEPVTMAQHMLQGATIAEENGLEEDIIVGALLHDIGHFTSEFGTFSMNDTEDRYHEEAGAEVLSAFFPSVITDCVRYHVAAKRYLCATKPDYFDRLSDASVHSLNLQGGPMSEEEVAEFEKNPNLKKIIQVRYLDEAGKRADMQTPDFWHFAPMVQKIVDGHMQAPAAERTTDADTEREAG from the coding sequence ATGACGAAGCCGGATTTTTCCATCCTGACCCAGGATAACATCGTCGCGTTTCTCGGCGACATCTTTGAACGCTGCGGCGATGAGGAATATCTGGGTGAACCGGTCACCATGGCGCAGCACATGCTGCAAGGGGCGACAATCGCCGAAGAAAATGGCCTTGAGGAAGACATCATCGTCGGTGCCCTCCTCCATGACATCGGCCATTTCACGTCCGAATTCGGCACGTTTTCGATGAACGACACCGAAGACCGCTATCACGAAGAAGCCGGAGCAGAAGTGCTGTCAGCCTTTTTCCCATCGGTGATCACGGATTGTGTCCGCTATCACGTGGCGGCCAAGCGGTATCTCTGCGCCACCAAGCCGGACTATTTCGACCGCTTGTCGGACGCTTCTGTTCACTCCCTGAACCTGCAAGGCGGGCCTATGTCTGAGGAGGAAGTTGCAGAATTTGAAAAGAACCCGAACCTGAAAAAAATCATCCAGGTCCGCTATCTGGATGAAGCGGGTAAACGCGCAGACATGCAAACGCCAGACTTCTGGCATTTCGCTCCGATGGTCCAAAAGATCGTCGATGGGCACATGCAGGCCCCGGCAGCCGAACGCACTACCGATGCGGACACCGAACGGGAGGCCGGATAA
- the thiO gene encoding glycine oxidase ThiO produces the protein MRSSVSPVKTAEHQTGAKTGAGTKTVVIKGAGVAGLALTYELATRGVAVTVVDPSGPGPKSASWYAGGMLAPWCERENAAEDVLLLGKEAVSWWETVLPGHVHPNGTLVVAPPRDRQELSRFASRTSCYDWIDGADVGELEPDLAGRFSKALFFKDEAHLDPRKALTALKGKLEKLGVRFCQAPAEVQAGAEIEVDCTGMKALETGLRGVRGEMAILHAPDVTLSRPVRLLHPRIPVYIVPRDNHHFMVGATMIESDQGGPVTVRSLMELLNAAYAVHPAFAEAQIVETGTGVRPAYADNFPQVRQDGNRLSLNGFYRHGFLLAPSMAQRAANQILSTCNEAKT, from the coding sequence ATGCGGTCTTCAGTATCGCCTGTAAAGACAGCAGAGCATCAGACCGGCGCCAAAACGGGTGCAGGCACTAAAACTGTCGTGATCAAAGGGGCAGGTGTCGCAGGACTTGCACTCACTTATGAGTTGGCAACGCGGGGTGTGGCTGTCACCGTTGTGGATCCGTCAGGACCCGGCCCAAAAAGCGCCTCGTGGTATGCGGGCGGCATGCTGGCGCCCTGGTGTGAGCGGGAGAATGCTGCAGAAGACGTTCTTCTGTTGGGCAAAGAGGCGGTGAGTTGGTGGGAGACTGTACTGCCGGGCCATGTGCACCCAAATGGCACACTGGTTGTTGCTCCTCCGCGTGACAGGCAGGAGCTCTCCCGCTTTGCCAGCCGCACCAGTTGCTATGACTGGATTGACGGCGCTGACGTTGGCGAGTTGGAGCCAGATCTGGCCGGGCGGTTTTCAAAGGCACTGTTTTTTAAGGATGAAGCCCATCTCGATCCGCGCAAGGCCCTGACAGCGCTCAAGGGCAAACTGGAAAAACTAGGCGTTCGGTTTTGCCAGGCGCCGGCGGAGGTGCAGGCTGGGGCGGAAATTGAAGTTGATTGCACGGGCATGAAAGCTTTGGAGACGGGATTGCGCGGTGTGCGCGGCGAAATGGCGATTTTGCATGCCCCCGATGTCACCCTGTCACGTCCGGTCCGCCTGCTGCATCCAAGGATCCCCGTTTACATCGTGCCGCGGGACAACCATCATTTTATGGTCGGGGCGACGATGATCGAAAGCGATCAGGGCGGGCCAGTTACAGTCCGCTCGCTTATGGAGCTCTTGAACGCCGCCTATGCCGTTCACCCGGCCTTTGCCGAAGCCCAAATTGTCGAAACCGGGACGGGCGTCCGCCCGGCCTATGCCGACAATTTCCCGCAAGTCCGGCAGGACGGAAACCGGCTTTCGCTCAATGGCTTTTACCGGCATGGCTTTTTGCTGGCGCCTTCAATGGCTCAAAGGGCTGCAAACCAAATTCTCTCAACATGCAATGAGGCGAAGACATGA
- a CDS encoding MarR family winged helix-turn-helix transcriptional regulator — translation MTKPPSEKTKNPQHLFGDPEDLLIDRAERAQRQWQKEIPEIRNQLTPMVVLGRLNEASQVMSNDFLTPAYAKIGLKIGEFDVLATLVRSGPPYKLTPTELYRTTMMSSGGMTARLDKLEKAGLVERCPHPEDRRALTVCVTDKGLDLIKGMMPDYVKAQATAVEGLTTDEQDQLSGLLEKLIRSANEKKSG, via the coding sequence ATGACGAAGCCCCCTTCTGAGAAAACCAAAAATCCTCAACACCTTTTTGGAGATCCCGAAGATCTGTTGATCGACCGGGCTGAGCGCGCCCAGCGCCAATGGCAGAAGGAAATTCCTGAGATCCGGAACCAGCTGACCCCGATGGTCGTCTTGGGCCGGCTCAACGAAGCCTCTCAGGTTATGAGCAATGATTTTTTGACCCCGGCCTATGCCAAAATCGGCTTGAAGATAGGCGAATTCGATGTACTGGCAACGCTGGTGCGCTCCGGTCCGCCATACAAATTGACACCCACCGAGCTTTACCGCACCACAATGATGAGTTCCGGCGGCATGACGGCCCGCCTCGACAAATTGGAAAAAGCCGGTCTGGTGGAACGCTGCCCGCATCCGGAAGACCGGCGCGCGCTCACGGTCTGTGTCACAGATAAGGGACTGGACCTGATCAAGGGCATGATGCCGGACTACGTTAAAGCCCAGGCAACCGCCGTGGAAGGTCTGACAACAGACGAACAGGACCAGCTCTCTGGTCTCTTAGAAAAACTCATCCGCTCGGCAAACGAGAAAAAGTCGGGTTAA
- a CDS encoding TauD/TfdA family dioxygenase: protein MIDVSIQDGGTYLTLSGGGASNRFHAIWLRDNAWDSETRAPGNGQRLIALRDISPDVSISAAEVRSGALHVTFAPEQKTVEYALDWLFENSYDKEHDPERGWTSASIEHWDGALNSAVPSADFSAVQSNPSEKRAWLEQVARYGFGKLTGGPTEDQALMKVVDLFGYVRETNYGRHFEVRTEVNPTNLAFTGLGLQAHTDNPYRDPVPTVQVLYCLESSAAGGENMVVDGFRAALRLREENPAWFDVLSRYCAKFEYAGEDGVILRSRRPMIELTPDGELIAVRFNNRSAAAITDVPFDDMATYYAAYRRLGEIIDDPAMEVTFRLEPGECFIVDNTRVLHARKAYSGTGTRWLQGCYADKDSLLSTLASLQSELPEAAE, encoded by the coding sequence ATGATCGACGTTTCTATTCAAGATGGTGGCACTTATCTGACGCTTTCCGGCGGAGGCGCATCTAACCGCTTTCATGCCATCTGGTTGCGCGACAACGCGTGGGATTCCGAGACCCGCGCGCCTGGAAATGGTCAGCGGCTGATCGCCCTGCGCGATATCAGCCCGGATGTCTCCATCTCGGCCGCGGAAGTTCGCAGCGGTGCGCTGCATGTCACCTTCGCCCCGGAACAAAAGACCGTCGAATATGCGCTCGATTGGCTTTTCGAGAACAGCTACGACAAGGAGCATGACCCTGAACGCGGCTGGACGTCCGCATCAATTGAACATTGGGATGGCGCCCTAAACTCTGCCGTTCCGTCGGCAGATTTCTCCGCCGTTCAATCCAACCCTTCTGAAAAGCGTGCGTGGCTGGAACAGGTCGCAAGATACGGTTTCGGCAAACTGACCGGCGGCCCAACCGAAGATCAGGCTTTGATGAAAGTCGTCGACCTCTTCGGCTATGTCCGCGAAACCAACTATGGCCGCCACTTTGAGGTTCGCACAGAAGTCAATCCGACCAATCTGGCCTTTACTGGTCTTGGCCTGCAGGCGCACACCGACAATCCCTACCGCGACCCGGTTCCGACCGTTCAAGTGCTCTATTGCCTGGAAAGCTCGGCTGCGGGCGGCGAAAACATGGTCGTCGATGGGTTTCGGGCCGCCTTACGCCTGCGCGAGGAAAACCCGGCATGGTTTGATGTCCTGAGCCGCTATTGCGCCAAGTTCGAATATGCTGGCGAAGACGGCGTCATCCTGCGTTCCCGCCGGCCGATGATCGAGTTGACGCCTGACGGTGAACTGATCGCCGTGCGCTTCAACAACCGCTCCGCCGCCGCGATCACAGATGTGCCGTTTGACGACATGGCCACGTATTACGCAGCTTACCGGCGCCTTGGGGAAATCATTGACGATCCGGCAATGGAAGTGACCTTCCGCCTTGAGCCAGGCGAATGTTTCATCGTCGACAACACCCGCGTTCTGCATGCCCGCAAGGCCTATTCGGGCACTGGCACCCGCTGGCTGCAGGGCTGTTACGCCGACAAGGACAGCCTGTTGTCGACGCTGGCTTCCCTGCAATCAGAGCTGCCGGAGGCGGCGGAATGA
- the thiS gene encoding sulfur carrier protein ThiS — MNLTVNGEDQTVSAKTLDALLAELGFEPEFLATALNSDFVPAEERADCVLNEGDKIEILSPRQGG; from the coding sequence ATGAACCTCACCGTCAACGGCGAAGACCAGACGGTCTCCGCCAAAACGCTGGATGCACTGCTCGCCGAGCTTGGCTTTGAGCCGGAGTTTTTGGCAACAGCGCTCAACAGCGATTTTGTCCCGGCCGAAGAGCGGGCGGACTGCGTTTTAAACGAGGGGGACAAGATCGAGATCCTGTCTCCGCGCCAAGGAGGCTGA
- a CDS encoding M23 family metallopeptidase encodes MSILMGSDVTRAQAVSWFARAVFALSFFVPLHEAVQANETFRLSLPVDCKLGQDCFVQNYVDLDPEPGVLDAICGSAAYDGHKGTDFRVLNTKATANVLAAAPGIVRGARNDMADRLVQTEIDRAGVKGRECGNGVVLVHEDGWETQYCHLQKGSVAVKAGDKIARGQKLGRIGYSGLAAFAHVHLSVRKDGAVVDPFWGRSPSKDILKACTVSEPSQETSLWQNGVGDLLKDASGSLIELGFADGPMSTVDLENGSISSPLADSGALVFFARAINLRKGDRLVLKVQGPEGEFAASTGKPMPRSKAQWVAFSGRKLREKRWPAGTYQGEAVLVRNGKAVSRGTARFVLD; translated from the coding sequence ATGTCTATTTTGATGGGATCTGATGTGACGCGTGCACAGGCTGTTTCATGGTTTGCAAGGGCAGTCTTCGCCCTGAGCTTTTTTGTACCTTTGCATGAAGCGGTGCAGGCCAATGAGACATTCCGTCTTAGCCTGCCTGTTGATTGCAAATTAGGCCAAGACTGTTTTGTCCAAAACTACGTCGACCTCGATCCCGAGCCTGGTGTTCTGGATGCAATCTGCGGCTCGGCAGCATACGATGGCCATAAGGGAACAGACTTCCGGGTGTTGAATACCAAAGCAACGGCGAATGTTCTGGCAGCTGCACCCGGGATTGTCCGCGGTGCCCGTAATGACATGGCCGACCGGCTTGTGCAGACAGAGATAGACCGTGCCGGGGTTAAGGGACGGGAGTGTGGCAATGGCGTGGTTCTTGTTCATGAAGACGGCTGGGAAACCCAGTACTGCCACCTTCAAAAAGGGTCCGTTGCTGTAAAAGCGGGAGACAAAATCGCCCGCGGCCAGAAGCTCGGCCGGATCGGTTATTCCGGTTTGGCGGCCTTTGCCCATGTGCATTTATCGGTCCGCAAAGACGGTGCGGTCGTAGACCCCTTTTGGGGCCGCAGTCCTTCGAAGGATATTTTGAAGGCCTGTACAGTATCTGAACCGTCTCAAGAAACGTCCCTATGGCAAAACGGGGTTGGTGATCTGCTTAAAGATGCATCCGGCAGCTTGATCGAGCTCGGGTTTGCGGATGGCCCGATGTCGACAGTGGATCTTGAAAACGGCAGCATCTCAAGTCCGTTGGCAGATTCCGGCGCTCTGGTATTCTTTGCAAGGGCGATCAATTTGCGCAAGGGAGACCGGTTGGTATTGAAGGTGCAGGGGCCGGAGGGAGAGTTTGCAGCTTCCACCGGTAAACCGATGCCGCGATCCAAGGCGCAATGGGTCGCCTTTTCCGGACGAAAATTGCGGGAAAAGCGCTGGCCGGCCGGGACCTATCAAGGAGAGGCGGTGCTTGTCCGAAATGGCAAAGCCGTAAGCCGGGGAACAGCGCGCTTTGTCTTGGACTAG
- a CDS encoding DMT family transporter yields MSETAKTTVEGALSAAPHRGSLLTRLYDQPLFLLLIVGSFLALSMIFAKSGPIVGWHPLGLLQWSIIGGAGLLYFVTKLLGAESGRESRRERSAKIRLLTYISITGLLFIAPNMIAVMAAPKVGASFVSLTFAFPLVLTYAFAVLIGLERFKMLRSIGVLAGVVGGVLLAGGGAGVSAEASFWSVVTLAIPVFLAAGNIYRTLKWPDGATAIELALGMMVTAFLALAVFNAAMGIPVIPVDWTSAAASLLIANIGAFAVQYGLYFRLQQVAGPVYLSQIGSVAAVAGLGLGYLVFSEIPNAAKIGAIAAVALGIVFVALGKDRG; encoded by the coding sequence ATGTCGGAGACAGCAAAAACCACTGTTGAGGGCGCCTTATCCGCTGCACCTCATCGCGGGTCTCTTTTAACGCGGCTCTATGATCAACCGCTATTTCTTCTGCTTATCGTCGGCAGTTTTCTGGCGCTGTCGATGATCTTCGCCAAATCGGGGCCCATAGTGGGGTGGCATCCGCTCGGGTTGTTGCAATGGTCTATTATTGGCGGCGCGGGGCTTTTGTATTTCGTGACGAAACTCTTAGGCGCTGAAAGCGGCCGGGAAAGCCGGAGGGAAAGGTCCGCCAAGATCCGGCTGCTGACCTACATTTCAATCACCGGGCTTCTTTTCATCGCCCCTAATATGATCGCAGTGATGGCAGCGCCCAAAGTGGGAGCCAGTTTTGTCTCGCTGACGTTCGCCTTTCCTCTGGTCTTGACCTATGCCTTTGCCGTTTTGATCGGCCTGGAGCGGTTCAAAATGCTGCGCAGCATTGGTGTCTTGGCCGGGGTTGTTGGCGGTGTTCTGCTGGCGGGCGGCGGAGCCGGCGTGTCGGCGGAAGCCTCGTTCTGGTCGGTGGTCACGCTGGCGATCCCAGTCTTTCTGGCAGCCGGCAACATCTACCGGACCTTAAAGTGGCCGGATGGGGCGACCGCAATCGAGCTGGCCCTTGGCATGATGGTGACCGCGTTTCTGGCGCTGGCTGTCTTCAATGCGGCCATGGGAATCCCGGTCATCCCGGTCGATTGGACATCGGCAGCAGCAAGTCTGCTGATTGCAAACATCGGAGCTTTCGCGGTGCAGTACGGGCTCTACTTCCGCCTTCAGCAGGTCGCCGGACCGGTGTACCTGAGCCAAATCGGGTCTGTCGCAGCGGTCGCAGGCCTCGGTCTTGGCTACCTGGTTTTCAGTGAAATCCCGAATGCAGCCAAAATCGGCGCCATCGCCGCCGTTGCTCTCGGCATCGTCTTTGTCGCTCTGGGCAAGGATAGAGGTTAG
- a CDS encoding LysR family transcriptional regulator produces the protein MAQPKFDKLPLEWVRAFEAAARCGSFTGAAEETGLTQSAISQRIGKLEKLLGTQLFLRQPRSIALTVEGEAWLPHVRSAFDRLRDSSEGLFGVSRNRLTVSASTSIIDLWIMSRLNKLSEATGAQFSFKTMVLTEDGLQDDDIIRVRYGTGTWPVAYKVPLYKEILAPVAAPKLLKSKKDWQDLPRIAVSGPRPGWNDWILQFGAPAVPLPEYRFDTFSSALTAAKAGLGVLLGSLPLCQAALATGDLIRLSEESLPHHQTYWLLASKEAVSNQQWQTLEDELTEAHA, from the coding sequence ATGGCTCAGCCGAAGTTTGACAAACTCCCGCTAGAGTGGGTGCGGGCCTTTGAGGCGGCGGCGCGTTGCGGCAGTTTTACCGGGGCTGCCGAAGAGACCGGGCTGACCCAATCGGCGATCAGCCAGCGGATCGGAAAACTGGAAAAGCTCTTGGGAACGCAGCTGTTTCTGCGTCAGCCACGCAGCATCGCCTTAACCGTGGAAGGTGAAGCTTGGTTGCCGCATGTGCGCTCGGCCTTTGACCGGTTGCGCGACAGTTCCGAAGGGTTGTTTGGGGTCAGCCGCAACCGGCTGACGGTGTCAGCCAGCACCTCGATCATCGATTTGTGGATCATGTCCCGATTGAACAAGCTTTCTGAGGCGACGGGTGCGCAGTTTTCCTTCAAGACCATGGTTCTTACCGAAGACGGGCTGCAGGACGACGACATCATCCGGGTGCGCTATGGCACGGGCACCTGGCCGGTGGCCTATAAGGTGCCGCTTTATAAGGAAATTTTGGCGCCGGTGGCCGCGCCCAAACTTCTTAAGAGCAAAAAGGATTGGCAGGACCTGCCGCGCATTGCCGTGTCCGGTCCGCGCCCGGGGTGGAACGATTGGATCTTGCAGTTTGGCGCACCCGCCGTGCCACTTCCTGAGTATAGGTTCGATACGTTTTCCTCGGCCTTGACCGCGGCCAAGGCTGGCCTTGGTGTTTTGCTCGGCTCGTTACCCTTATGCCAAGCGGCGCTCGCCACCGGTGACCTGATCCGTCTTTCAGAAGAGTCCTTGCCGCATCACCAGACCTATTGGCTCCTGGCCTCAAAAGAGGCGGTTTCGAACCAGCAATGGCAGACATTAGAGGACGAATTGACAGAGGCACATGCCTGA